In one Solanum dulcamara chromosome 1, daSolDulc1.2, whole genome shotgun sequence genomic region, the following are encoded:
- the LOC129892247 gene encoding probable receptor-like protein kinase At2g42960 translates to MEKEFVAIIVTIVFVTILVMVVKCIFKRSNKLVVAQNVESPTINGLYKFTIVEIENALKIGNMRRRKWLGHGRRGEFYQGILPSGQSVAIKEMNKTKDAMDSFTREVECLSRARHPVIVCLLGFCNEDGNHFLVYEHSFGGNLAQYLLREDTVLTWDIRVKILRDCANAITYLHNYSGGSIIHRHIKLSSILLNETLEPKLCGFGQSKMLGMEERKIFGDVLENGMYTDPEYKKSRILTCATDVYSFGLIMLQVLSGKKIAHFDKDARHVLLTKAKDVSTGKLPITEFEDPRLKGKLINHEALKSILQIAVVCVSETRRERPTIEQVYEELNDAWRLTNSGWPINVPPV, encoded by the exons ATGGAAAAGGAATTTGTTGCAATCATCGTGACAATAGTATTTGTCACAATACTTGTCATGGTGGTGAAATGCATTTTCAAGAGAAGTAATAAGCTAGTGGTTGCTCAAAATGTGGAGTCCCCTACCATTAATGGTCTTTATAAATTCACAATTGTTGAGATTGAGAATGCTTTAAAAATTGGAAATATGAGAAGAAGAAAGTGGCTAGGGCATGGAAGAAGAGGAGAGTTTTATCAAGGGATATTACCAAGTGGACAGAGCGTGGCTATTAAAGAGATGAACAAAACAAAAGATGCAATGGACTCTTTTACTAGGGAAGTTGAGTGTCTATCAAGAGCTAGACATCCAGTCATTGTTTGTCTCTTGGGTTTTTGTAATGAAGATGGAAATCACTTTTTGGTTTATGAACATTCTTTTGGTGGAAATCTAGCTCAATATTTACTCA GAGAAGATACTGTTTTGACTTGGGATATAAGAGTTAAAATACTAAGGGACTGTGCAAACGCAATCACATATCTCCATAACTATAGTGGTGGCAGCATTATTCATCGCCACATTAAG CTTAGCAGCATTCTTTTGAATGAGACATTGGAACCAAAGCTATGTGGATTTGGTCAATCAAAAATGTTAGGAatggaagaaagaaaaatatttggagATGTTTTGGAAAATGGAATGTACACAGACCCTGAATACAAAAAGAGTAGGATACTCACTTGTGCAACTGACGTTTATAGCTTTGGGCTTATAATGTTGCAAGTCCTGTCTGGGAAAAAAATTGCTCACTTCGATAAAGATGCCAGACACGTATTGTTAACAAAG GCAAAGGATGTGAGTACAGGAAAGCTTCCAATCACTGAGTTTGAAGATCCGAGGTTGAAAGGGAAACTAATAAACCACGAAGCATTGAAGTCCATATTGCAAATTGCAGTAGTCTGTGTGTCTGAAACAAGAAGAGAGCGTCCAACAATAGAACAAGTTTATGAGGAGCTGAACGATGCTTGGAGGCTCACCAATAGTGGTTGGCCTATTAATGTTCCTCCTGTCTAG